The DNA sequence GCCGCGCCGCCGCCGGCCGCGCCACCGCCCAGGTAGGTGGCCCATAGGATGCGCTTGGTGCTGCCCTCGAACTTCATCACCACCGCATCCTCGCCGCCCATCAGGTTGTCGAAGGCAGGTGGATAGAACTGCGTTCCCGTACCGATCGGAAAGTGCGACTCGTATGCATACCCGCAGACGTAGGCGTTGCCGTCCTCGTCCACATCAGCGGCGGTGAGCTCATCGGCATCGTTGCCGCCCACATAGGTGCTCCAGCCGAGGTTGCGCGGGTCGGTGGGTTCCCAGGCGCCCAAGGGCGGCGGGCCGATCTGGAAGATGAGGGGCAGGTGAATGTCGTAGGGGCCGAAGTCGAAGGTGACCTGCGTGCTGCCCTGCACGTGCTCGTACTCGGCGCTCCAATAAACTGGCACAATGGTCCCCTGGCCGTCCACTTGGAAGGCGATCGCCTCCTCCAAGCGGAGGAACTTCTCACCGAAGTACATGCGCAGGGCCCCTTGCCAGTCCACGTTCAGGCTGTCCTGCCCGGTGAACTGGAGGATGATCTGCCCGGGTTCGCTGCCCGGCTGGCACACGAAGGCCATCTTGGGCCCGGAGCGGCCGCCGTAGAAATGCTGGTCGATCTTGGGGTACACCTCTTTCTTGATGATGCGGCCTTTGGGATGCAGTCCGGTGGTGGCCGATGTACACCAAGGGAAGTAGAAGTTCTGTACCCAAGGCAGTTCGGCCGCATGGCCGATGATCGGCTCCTCGTTCGCGGATTCTCCCACAAGGGCCAGCTCCACGGAGCGCAAGGTGTCCGGTGTGCTCGCTGAGGTGTCGCGTTGGGCGAGGACGAAGCGTGAGCGGGTACCGGTCTGCACATAAACGCGCGGCAGCGTGCCACCGGTGTAGGCGATCACATCCTCATTCACGCTGCCATCATCGTTCAGGAGCTGCCCGGCGTTCAGGGTGTACCAAGCATTCCCCACGGTATCGCCGAAGAAATCGGGAACCTGTGCGCACAACGGGCCTGCGGCCAATATCCATGCAACAAGGAACGATACGGGTCGAAGTTGCTGTTCCATGGTGATGCGGGTTGATGTCCCGAAAGTAAGGCCTGTTGATCACGAATGATCGACTTTTTATCCACCGTTCCTCGATCCATAACGACCGGTCCGCCCCACCCCGCCCCCTCAGATACCTTTGCGGCCCTTCCCCCTATGGAGACCACGCTTTCACTGCCCGCCACCACGGACCGGGTGTCGCTCTACGCCGCGCTGATGCCCCAATTGCGGGCGCTGTTGGCGGAGGAACGTGACCCCATCGCCGCCATGGCCAACGTGAGCGCCGCCCTGCACCAGGCCTTCGGCTGGCATTGGGTGGGCTTCTACCGCGTGCTGGGCGCCGAGCTGGTGCTGGGTCCCTTCCAAGGGCCGGTGGCCTGCATGCGCATCGGCTTCGGCAAGGGCGTGTGCGGGGCGGCCTGGCAGCAGGAACGCACGTTGGTGGTGCCCGATGTGGAGCAGTTCCCCGGGCACATCGCCTGCAGCCCCCTGAGCCGGTCGGAGATCGTGGTGCCCCTGCGCGACCGGCACGGGCACGTGGCCGCCGTGCTCGACATCGACAGCAGCATGCTGAACGACTTCAGCGAGGTGGATGCCCATGCCCTGGCGCAGGTGGGCGCCCTGCTGGAACCCCTCTTCGAATGAGCCGGCACGCGGCGACCGCCCTGGTGGTGTTCCTAGCAGCCTGTGCCCAGGTGCGCGACCCCACCGGCGGCCCCAAGGACGAGGATCCACCACAGCTGGTGTCCGCCGAACCACCGAGCGGCACCACGGGCTTCACGGGCGGGGCCATCACCCTGCGGTTCGACGAACGGATCGACCTGCGCAAGGTGCGCGATAACGTGGTGGTGTCACCACCCTTGGAGACCCCCTTGGAGGTGACCCGCACCGGTCCGCGGGACGTGCGGATCGACCTGCCCGGCCCGTTGCTGCCCAACACCACCTACGTGATCAACCTGGGCCAGGCCGTGGTGGACCTCACCGAAGGCAACGCCGCGGACGAGCTGGTGCACGTGGTGGCCACGGGCGATGTGGTGGACAGCCTGGAGGTGGCCGGAGCGGTGCGCCACGCCTACACCGGGATGCCGGAAAAGGCCGTGGCCGTCCTGCTCTACGCCGAAGGCGACACCGCGGCCTTCACCACCGGCCGCCCGCGCTACATCGCCCGCACCGATGCCGAGGGCCGCTTCCGGCTGCGCTACCTGGCCGGGGGCCGCTACGCCCTTCGCGCGCTGCGCGACATGAACGGCAACCTGCGCTACGACCTGCCCGGCGAGGAGATCGCCTGCGACACCGCGGTGGTGGCGCTGCCCGGCGACAGTGCCATTCATGTGCTGGAACTGTACCGCGAGCCGGGCCTTCAGCCGCAGGTGATGGACGACCGAGTGCTGCCGGAAGGCGCGCTGCAGCTGGTGTTCAGCAAGCCGGTGGACAGCCTCTCGGTGCTCACCCCGGCGGATGGGCCCCGTCCCGTCTGGACCTTGGAGTGGGGCCTCGGAAGGGACACGGTGTTGGCGTGGCCGCAGGACACCACCCTGCTGCACGGCGTGCGCGTGATCCTGAGGCCGGATACCGCCCCGGCGGACACGGTGACCTATCGCAGGCCGCCTCGCCCCCCCTTCAACCTGGTGCTGCGCGCGGGTGGCCCCGGGCCCAAGGGGGTGCCCCTGCGCGCCTCCCGTCCGATCGACCGGGTGGACACGGATCGGATCGCGGCCACCGGCCCGGGGGCGGATAGCGTGCGCTTCGCGGTGGAGCGGGATACGACCGACCGACGCGTGCTTTGGATCAGGCCGAAGGCCGGACCGTCGGGCTCCATCCTGCTGAAAACCAAGGCCGTGCACGATCTGTATGGCGGCTGGAACGACAGCACCACGGTGGCCTTGGCGGCGCCTGACCCGGACACGTTCGGCAGCCTGAAGCTCACGTTCGACGGCGGATCCGAGGAGGCCCTGATCGCCCTGCTGCAGGATGCCCAGGGGCGGGCCGTGCGCCGGCAGCCGCTCTCCGGCGGGCTGCGAAGCGTGGTGTGGGAGGGGCTCACCGCCGGCACCTACGCCATCCGCGTGGTGCGGGATGCCAACGGGAACGGCCGCTGGGACCCCGGACGCTGGCGGGAGGGCACTCTGCCGGAGCCCGTGCTGACCCATCCCGAGCCCGTGAACGTGCGCGCCGGCTGGGACCTGGAGGTGAACTGGACCCTGCCCTGAGATGTTTTTCTGCGGCTGGCAACGCCGGGCGGACCCTTCGCGTCATGTAGTCGGTCCACCAGCGGCTGTGCACGACCGGTTCCCGTTCCCTGCGGTACCTTTCAGCACCGGCCGACCTTTGAGACCCGAACGAACCTGACGATGATGATGCGATCCTTTCTGTGCGCACTGCCCGTGGTGGCGGTGCTGAGCCTGGGCCAGGTCCATGGCCAGGGTGTGGTGCCTACGATGGGCAAGGAGTTCTGGCTCGGTTTCATGCAGAACTACCAGGGCAACCCCACCCAGAGCCTGGACATCTTCATCAGCTCCCCCGTGGCCACGGTGGGCGTGGTGACCATGCCGCTCGTGGGCTGGACGCAGGCGTTCAACGTGAGCCCGAACGTCACCACCACCGTGACGATCCCCATCGCCACTGCGATGCACTATCAATCGGACATCATCGACAACAAGTCGGTGCTGGTGCAGACGCAGGACACGGTGGCGGTGTTCGCCATCAACTTCGAGCAGTACACGGCGGACGGCACCACGGTGTATCCTGTGCAGTCCCTGGGCACCGAATACCGGATCCACGCGTATGGCGGTCTATCCGGTGTGGCCGGCCTCGCCTCCGAGTTCCTGATCGTCTCCACCCAGGATGACACCGAGGTGGAGATCACCACGACGGTGAACACCGAGGGTGGCCACGTGGCCGGTGTGCCATGGACGGTGCAGCTGGACTCCGGGCAGACCTACCAGGTGAAGGCGGCAGGAACCAACGTCACAGACGACTTCACCGGGACGACGATCATCGGGACGGCGCAGAGCGGTAGTTGCAGGCCGTTCGCGGTCTTCAGCGGTTCGGTGTGCACCAACATCCCCACCGGCTGTTACGCCTGTGACCACGTGGTGGAACAGAACCTGCCCAGGAACGTGTGGGGCCGGAAGTACTATTCCGTCCCCTACTCCACCACCACGGGCTACACATACCGCATCCTGGCCGATCAGAACGGCACGGTGGTGACGGTGAACGGTGGTCCGCCCATCAACCTGAACGCCGGACAGTTCACCGAGGTGAACGCTTACGGACAGGCGGCCTGCTTCGAGGGCAACGTGCCCTTCAGCGTGGCGCAGCTCATGGAGGGCATCACCTGCAGCGGCAACGGCGACCCTGCGCTGCTGATCCTGAACGCCGAGGAGCAGCAGATCGACAACATCACCTTCAGCACGGTGTCGTCCACGGTGATCACGAACCACTACCTGAACATCATCACGGAGACGGCGAACATCAACCAGGTCTCGCTGGACGGTGTGCTGGTGCCGGCGGCCAGCTTCACGGCCTACCCGGCCTGCCCCACAGCGGCCTATGCCAGCGTGCCCCTGACCCAGGGAAGCCACACGCTCACCTGCCCGGGTGGCCTGTCGGCCTATGTGTACGGCATGGGCAGTGCGGAGAGCTACGCCTACTCGGTGGGCTCCTTCACCCCGCTGCCGCCCATCAACATCGACTCGGTGTTCTGTGGTGTGGACAGCACCGGCACGCTGACCCTGGCCCCGCCCAACCCGCTCTTCAACCCGTTCTGGACGGTGATCTCCGACCCGACGGACACCCTGCACTACGGGTTCTCCTACACCTTCACGCCCCCCGGTAGTGACGTGTACGTGGTCACGGGTTATGAGAACCTGAGCCAGTGCGAGGAGCAGTACTTCTTCAGCGTGGAAGTGGACACGCCGCCGCTGCTGACACCTACCGCCAATGGGGTGCCTTCACCGGCCTCGATCACGATCTGTGAGTATGAGACGGTGCAGTTGAACGTGGATGTGGACCCACCCGGCACCTACCTCTACAACTGGTGGCCGGACCCGCAGTTGAACGATGGATCGCTGCAGAACCCGATCGCCACGCCCACGCAGAGCGGCTGGTTCTATGTGAGCGTGAGCACCCTGAACGGGTGCGCCGTGAGCCTGGACAGCGTGTACATCGACGTGATCCAGGGCGACATCCTGCTCTACGAGGCCAGCACGGCCGTGGACGCCCTGTGCCTGGGTGATTCCTCGCAGCTGGACCTGCAGGTGCACCAGATCATCGCCGAGGACCCCTTCGACCTGGTGTTCTCGCCGATGTGGAGCTCGATCCAGGGCGGCACGATCAGCAATGCCTGCGGATCGGTGTTCGGCGATGCGCTCTATTTCGACGGCGTGAATCCGCGGCAGGCCACCACGGGTGCGATGAACGTGATCAACGGCGGCAGTGTGAGCTTCGCCATCAAGATCGGTGCGGCGGCCCCGCCCTGCGACG is a window from the Flavobacteriales bacterium genome containing:
- a CDS encoding GAF domain-containing protein, producing METTLSLPATTDRVSLYAALMPQLRALLAEERDPIAAMANVSAALHQAFGWHWVGFYRVLGAELVLGPFQGPVACMRIGFGKGVCGAAWQQERTLVVPDVEQFPGHIACSPLSRSEIVVPLRDRHGHVAAVLDIDSSMLNDFSEVDAHALAQVGALLEPLFE
- a CDS encoding Ig-like domain-containing protein yields the protein MSRHAATALVVFLAACAQVRDPTGGPKDEDPPQLVSAEPPSGTTGFTGGAITLRFDERIDLRKVRDNVVVSPPLETPLEVTRTGPRDVRIDLPGPLLPNTTYVINLGQAVVDLTEGNAADELVHVVATGDVVDSLEVAGAVRHAYTGMPEKAVAVLLYAEGDTAAFTTGRPRYIARTDAEGRFRLRYLAGGRYALRALRDMNGNLRYDLPGEEIACDTAVVALPGDSAIHVLELYREPGLQPQVMDDRVLPEGALQLVFSKPVDSLSVLTPADGPRPVWTLEWGLGRDTVLAWPQDTTLLHGVRVILRPDTAPADTVTYRRPPRPPFNLVLRAGGPGPKGVPLRASRPIDRVDTDRIAATGPGADSVRFAVERDTTDRRVLWIRPKAGPSGSILLKTKAVHDLYGGWNDSTTVALAAPDPDTFGSLKLTFDGGSEEALIALLQDAQGRAVRRQPLSGGLRSVVWEGLTAGTYAIRVVRDANGNGRWDPGRWREGTLPEPVLTHPEPVNVRAGWDLEVNWTLP